The Brachyspira hyodysenteriae ATCC 27164 genome includes a window with the following:
- the trxB gene encoding thioredoxin-disulfide reductase, with amino-acid sequence MSVYDSVIIGGGPAGLSAMLYLGRALTNSILIEKKGIGGQMMSTDAVENYLGFPEEMSAFELVARMQQHAEKFSKNEIVYDEVIKVENIKDEVKKVITADGNTYETKTIILAMGGFAKKLGTKGEEAFGGKGVSYCATCDGAFYRNKTVAVVGGGNSAFDEAYFLTRFVNKIYLVHRRKEFRAEPINVKHLTDTGKVEYVLDSVIDEICGDGKVNSIKIKNVVDGSIHDQAVDGVFVFVGQEPATHFLKDTGLELKDTGHIVTDMSTMETNIPGVFACGDSILKPVRQVANAVGEGAVAAMSVTHYLNKA; translated from the coding sequence ATGTCTGTATATGATAGTGTTATAATAGGCGGAGGTCCTGCCGGTCTTTCTGCTATGCTCTATTTAGGAAGAGCTTTGACAAATTCCATTTTGATAGAAAAAAAGGGTATAGGCGGTCAGATGATGAGTACTGATGCTGTTGAAAATTATTTAGGTTTTCCAGAAGAGATGAGTGCTTTTGAATTAGTAGCCAGAATGCAGCAGCATGCCGAAAAATTCTCTAAAAATGAAATAGTTTATGATGAAGTTATAAAAGTAGAAAATATTAAAGATGAAGTAAAAAAAGTTATCACTGCTGACGGTAATACTTATGAAACAAAAACAATAATACTTGCTATGGGCGGATTTGCTAAAAAATTAGGTACTAAAGGCGAAGAGGCTTTCGGAGGAAAAGGTGTTTCATATTGTGCTACTTGCGACGGAGCTTTCTACAGAAATAAAACTGTTGCTGTAGTTGGAGGCGGAAACAGTGCTTTTGATGAAGCTTACTTCCTTACAAGATTCGTTAATAAAATATATTTGGTTCATAGAAGAAAAGAATTCAGAGCTGAACCTATAAACGTAAAACATTTAACAGATACAGGAAAAGTAGAATATGTACTTGATTCTGTAATAGATGAGATTTGCGGAGACGGTAAGGTTAATAGCATAAAAATAAAAAATGTTGTAGACGGTTCTATACATGATCAGGCTGTAGATGGTGTGTTTGTATTCGTTGGTCAGGAGCCTGCAACTCATTTCTTAAAAGACACCGGCTTGGAATTAAAAGATACAGGACATATAGTTACAGACATGTCTACAATGGAAACTAATATTCCTGGTGTATTTGCCTGCGGAGATTCTATATTAAAGCCTGTTCGTCAGGTTGCTAATGCTGTTGGAGAAGGTGCTGTTGCTGCTATGAGCGTAACTCATTATTTGAATAAAGCTTAA
- a CDS encoding YifB family Mg chelatase-like AAA ATPase gives MHTKIYSEALYGIEGIPIVIEVNISEGLPKFDVVGLPDQAVNEAKERVIAAINNSDRFFPPKRITINLAPADLKKTGSMYDLPFALGILSSSAQVFFSDFMDKTIILGELALDGSVREVKGIFSMLLNAKELGITNAIIPFNNMEEANIIDGINLYPVKTLKEAIDAIEGKKAPIVSEGKFNFNSEENDNIDFSDVKGQEYAKRAAMIAAAGGHNFIMIGSPGCGKTLIAKRIPTILPPLTFEEALEVTKIYSSYGLLSKNMPIVKKRPFRIPHHTSSYVSLVGGGRNIKAGEITLAHNGVLFLDEFVEFQSSALQTLREPMEEKTITISRANGSISFPANFTLIAAMNPCPCGYYGDEKHTCRCSDIARKKYIAKLSGPILDRIDISIEVRAVEYAKMTSKADGESSASMRKTVVEARKKQEKRFKDNGLKIFSNSSMGIKETEKFCILDDKARNLLNMAMERFSMSARSYNKILKVSRTIADLDDKDIIGVDHVTEALQYRFNLN, from the coding sequence ATGCATACAAAAATATATTCAGAAGCTCTTTATGGAATAGAAGGAATACCTATTGTAATAGAAGTTAATATATCAGAAGGACTGCCTAAATTCGATGTTGTAGGCTTACCGGATCAGGCAGTAAATGAGGCAAAAGAGAGAGTAATTGCCGCCATAAATAATAGCGACAGGTTTTTTCCGCCAAAAAGAATAACTATAAACTTAGCACCAGCAGATTTAAAGAAAACAGGAAGCATGTACGATTTGCCTTTCGCTTTGGGCATACTTTCATCAAGTGCTCAAGTATTTTTCTCTGACTTTATGGACAAAACTATTATACTTGGGGAATTGGCATTGGATGGAAGCGTAAGAGAGGTAAAAGGAATATTCTCAATGCTTTTGAATGCTAAGGAATTGGGTATAACAAATGCTATAATACCATTTAATAATATGGAAGAAGCTAATATCATTGACGGAATTAATCTATATCCTGTAAAAACTTTAAAAGAAGCAATAGATGCCATTGAAGGAAAAAAAGCCCCTATAGTATCTGAAGGTAAATTCAATTTTAATAGCGAAGAAAATGATAATATAGATTTTTCAGATGTTAAAGGACAGGAATATGCAAAACGTGCGGCAATGATAGCAGCAGCAGGAGGACATAATTTTATAATGATAGGTTCTCCAGGATGCGGTAAAACTTTAATAGCAAAAAGAATACCTACAATACTACCTCCATTAACATTCGAAGAAGCTTTGGAAGTTACAAAAATATATTCTTCTTATGGGCTATTATCAAAGAACATGCCTATAGTAAAAAAACGCCCTTTTAGAATACCTCATCATACTTCTTCTTATGTAAGTTTAGTAGGAGGCGGAAGAAATATAAAGGCTGGAGAAATAACATTAGCACATAATGGAGTTTTATTTCTTGATGAGTTTGTAGAGTTTCAAAGTTCAGCACTTCAAACATTAAGAGAACCAATGGAAGAAAAGACTATAACTATAAGCAGAGCAAATGGAAGCATTTCTTTTCCTGCTAATTTCACTTTGATTGCTGCTATGAATCCTTGCCCTTGCGGTTATTATGGAGATGAAAAACATACATGCAGATGCTCTGATATAGCTAGAAAAAAATATATTGCCAAACTTTCAGGACCTATACTAGACAGAATAGACATATCAATAGAAGTTCGTGCCGTTGAATATGCTAAAATGACTTCAAAAGCCGATGGAGAGAGTTCTGCCTCTATGCGTAAAACAGTTGTTGAAGCTAGAAAAAAACAGGAAAAAAGATTCAAGGATAATGGACTTAAAATATTTTCAAATTCATCTATGGGTATAAAAGAAACTGAAAAGTTCTGCATATTAGATGATAAAGCCAGAAATTTACTCAATATGGCTATGGAAAGATTTTCAATGAGTGCAAGAAGCTATAATAAAATATTGAAAGTATCAAGAACTATAGCCGACTTAGATGACAAAGATATTATAGGAGTAGATCATGTTACAGAGGCTTTACAATACAGATTTAATTTAAATTAA
- the citD gene encoding citrate lyase acyl carrier protein, giving the protein MATKKISDDAIINATITNSGGIVININSTVKHMFFNHIKKAVEEVVNETDIKNIVIDVDDYGALDFCIRARTRMAIRRAIKSLEAVK; this is encoded by the coding sequence ATGGCTACTAAAAAAATATCTGATGATGCTATCATAAATGCCACTATTACAAATAGCGGCGGTATAGTAATCAATATTAATTCTACAGTTAAACATATGTTTTTTAATCATATAAAGAAGGCCGTTGAAGAAGTAGTTAATGAAACAGATATAAAAAATATAGTTATAGATGTAGATGATTATGGTGCTTTGGACTTTTGTATAAGAGCAAGAACTAGAATGGCTATTAGAAGGGCTATAAAGAGTTTGGAGGCAGTAAAATGA
- a CDS encoding HpcH/HpaI aldolase/citrate lyase family protein, whose amino-acid sequence MNNKKNNPFVNCRSWLFAPASNPKLLYNAVVYKPDAIIFDLEDAVALKEKEDARELLIEALKSINYGTIPIFARVNSIKTPFGFDDIKYLVQAGLKHIRLPMCDTPEEIKQVDDFLTKVESENGIPKGTVVIAAALETPIGVYNAYNIATASDRVIGISLGAEDFTRCMGIERTKEEEELAYARGKIVMEAHAAGVACVDGVYTKIDDMEGFQVQCERARSLGFTGKACIHPAQIPYLHKAYLPKKEDIAYSLEVLEVASKTDISNGGVISLNGKMIDIPIIEKAEKIVALARSAGMIK is encoded by the coding sequence ATGAATAATAAAAAAAATAATCCTTTTGTTAATTGCAGATCATGGTTATTTGCCCCTGCTAGCAACCCTAAATTATTATATAATGCTGTTGTTTATAAACCAGATGCAATTATATTTGATTTAGAAGATGCTGTTGCTTTAAAAGAGAAAGAAGATGCTAGAGAATTATTAATAGAAGCATTAAAAAGCATTAATTATGGAACAATACCTATTTTTGCCAGAGTAAATTCTATAAAAACTCCGTTTGGATTTGATGATATAAAATATTTAGTTCAGGCAGGACTTAAGCATATACGTCTTCCTATGTGTGATACTCCAGAAGAAATAAAACAAGTAGATGATTTTTTAACAAAAGTGGAATCTGAAAACGGAATACCAAAAGGAACAGTAGTAATAGCAGCAGCATTAGAAACACCTATAGGAGTATATAATGCTTATAATATAGCAACTGCTTCTGACAGAGTAATAGGAATTTCATTGGGTGCTGAAGATTTTACAAGATGTATGGGTATAGAAAGAACAAAAGAAGAAGAAGAATTGGCTTATGCTAGAGGAAAAATAGTAATGGAAGCTCATGCTGCCGGAGTAGCTTGTGTTGATGGTGTTTATACTAAAATAGATGATATGGAAGGTTTTCAAGTACAATGTGAAAGAGCAAGAAGTTTAGGTTTTACAGGAAAAGCATGTATACACCCAGCACAGATACCTTATTTGCATAAAGCATATCTTCCTAAAAAAGAGGATATAGCATATTCTTTAGAAGTTTTAGAAGTTGCTAGTAAAACTGATATTAGTAACGGCGGAGTAATATCATTAAATGGAAAAATGATAGATATTCCTATAATAGAAAAAGCTGAAAAAATTGTGGCATTAGCAAGATCAGCTGGAATGATTAAGTGA
- the citF gene encoding citrate lyase subunit alpha, with the protein MGNKITNSLGIELPEYIEGYGKVKPFMGAFYYYNKENQQTQSRRIKNHKPNNKKLCSSIREAIEKSGLKDGMTISFHHHLRNGDGVIMLVVEEISKMGIKDISICTSSFTNAHEGLIEYIKSGVITSIATSGLRGEIGKAVSTENILKKPVVFRTHGGRARAIEAGEVKIDVAFIGAPACDEEGNMNGSEGKSAFGAMGYPMIDALYADYVVAITDNLVQYPLHRVSIPEIYVDSVVVVDSLGDPNLIATGATRITTNPTELLIAEKAAEILIGCELIKNGYSFQAGAGGASLAVCRYLREYMIENNIKGSFVSGGINAYLLNLFKEGLFESLLDTQTFDGSIANAIGEEKGYIEMSASMYANPNNGSCVAHKLDMMMLSATEIDLNFNVNSLTGSHGLIMGALGGAPDTAAGAKVTLMTVPSIRKRMPIITDKVTNIVTPGESVDILVSDRGVCVNPNRKDLIDVLNKNNIEHRDIRDLYEEVISITGVPDKIQYTDNIVGVIEYRDGSVIDLIYQVKK; encoded by the coding sequence ATGGGTAATAAAATAACTAATTCATTAGGAATAGAATTACCGGAATATATAGAGGGATATGGTAAAGTAAAACCATTTATGGGTGCTTTTTACTATTATAATAAAGAGAATCAGCAAACACAATCAAGAAGAATTAAAAATCATAAACCTAATAATAAGAAATTATGTTCTTCTATAAGAGAAGCCATAGAGAAAAGCGGTTTGAAAGATGGTATGACTATATCATTTCACCATCATTTGAGAAACGGCGACGGAGTAATAATGCTTGTTGTAGAAGAAATATCTAAGATGGGTATAAAAGATATTTCTATATGTACATCATCATTCACTAATGCTCATGAGGGACTAATTGAATATATAAAAAGCGGAGTAATAACTTCTATAGCAACATCAGGATTAAGAGGCGAGATAGGAAAAGCAGTTTCTACAGAAAATATATTAAAAAAACCTGTTGTATTTAGAACTCATGGCGGAAGAGCAAGAGCCATAGAAGCCGGAGAAGTAAAAATAGATGTAGCATTTATAGGAGCACCTGCATGTGATGAAGAAGGTAATATGAATGGAAGTGAAGGAAAAAGTGCTTTCGGTGCTATGGGATATCCTATGATAGATGCTTTATATGCTGATTATGTAGTTGCTATTACTGATAATTTAGTTCAATATCCTTTGCATAGAGTATCAATACCTGAAATATACGTAGATTCAGTTGTAGTTGTAGATTCTTTAGGAGATCCTAATTTGATAGCTACAGGTGCTACTAGAATAACTACAAATCCTACAGAACTTCTTATAGCTGAAAAGGCTGCTGAAATACTTATAGGATGCGAACTTATAAAAAATGGATATTCTTTCCAAGCTGGAGCAGGCGGAGCTTCTTTAGCTGTATGCAGATATTTAAGAGAGTATATGATAGAAAACAATATAAAAGGCTCTTTTGTATCCGGCGGAATAAATGCTTATCTTTTGAATTTATTTAAAGAAGGATTATTTGAAAGTTTATTAGATACTCAGACATTTGACGGATCTATCGCTAATGCTATAGGCGAAGAGAAAGGTTATATAGAAATGTCAGCTTCTATGTATGCTAATCCTAATAATGGAAGCTGTGTTGCTCATAAATTAGATATGATGATGCTTTCTGCTACAGAGATAGATTTGAATTTCAATGTTAACTCTTTGACAGGTTCTCATGGATTGATCATGGGTGCTTTGGGCGGTGCTCCTGATACAGCAGCAGGTGCTAAAGTAACATTAATGACAGTACCTTCTATTAGAAAAAGAATGCCTATTATTACTGATAAAGTAACAAATATAGTAACTCCTGGAGAAAGCGTAGATATATTAGTATCCGATAGAGGAGTATGTGTTAATCCTAATAGAAAAGATTTAATAGATGTTCTTAATAAAAATAATATAGAACATAGAGATATTAGAGATCTATACGAGGAAGTTATATCTATTACAGGAGTTCCTGATAAAATTCAATATACCGATAATATAGTTGGAGTAATTGAATATAGAGATGGAAGTGTAATAGATTTAATTTACCAAGTAAAAAAATAA
- a CDS encoding Bug family tripartite tricarboxylate transporter substrate binding protein, translating into MKTLFKSLLVMSIILIMASCKGGDSAANYPSGNLDFVAPAGAGGGWDLTIRTIGKVLQDTKIVKVPMPVRNAPGAGGAVHLGTLQTKKGDARTITVYSPPIIFLNLNGTTEYSFRDLTPLANLIADYAAFVVKADSPYKNIMDVMNALKADPKSVKIGGTSSAGSMDHVQFLIMARAAGVPNLDQIDYIAFDDDGATQVLGGHIDLFSTSLADVMGLVESGDLRVLAQTADRRIGTGIKGEIPTCIESGINETFVNWRGLFGAPGMPEYAVTFWKDALAKMVETQEWKDACANYDWDQYYLNSEDFVKLLEQAEQDYKTILEDIGMLKK; encoded by the coding sequence ATGAAAACTTTATTCAAAAGTTTACTTGTTATGTCCATTATATTGATAATGGCTTCATGTAAAGGCGGTGATTCAGCTGCTAATTATCCTAGTGGAAACTTGGATTTTGTAGCTCCAGCAGGTGCAGGCGGCGGTTGGGATTTAACTATTAGAACAATAGGAAAAGTTCTTCAAGACACTAAAATAGTAAAAGTTCCTATGCCTGTAAGAAATGCTCCAGGAGCAGGCGGTGCAGTTCATCTTGGTACTTTACAAACTAAAAAAGGTGATGCAAGAACTATAACTGTTTATTCTCCTCCTATCATTTTCTTAAATTTAAATGGTACTACAGAATATAGTTTTAGAGATCTTACACCTTTAGCAAATTTAATAGCTGATTATGCTGCATTTGTTGTTAAAGCTGATTCTCCATACAAAAACATTATGGATGTAATGAATGCTCTTAAAGCTGATCCTAAATCTGTAAAAATAGGCGGTACATCTTCTGCTGGATCTATGGACCATGTTCAGTTCTTAATCATGGCTAGAGCTGCTGGTGTTCCAAATTTAGATCAAATAGATTATATTGCTTTCGATGATGATGGTGCTACACAAGTTTTGGGCGGACATATAGATTTATTCTCTACAAGCTTAGCTGACGTTATGGGTTTGGTTGAAAGCGGTGATTTAAGAGTTTTAGCACAAACTGCTGATAGAAGAATCGGAACAGGAATAAAAGGCGAAATACCTACTTGTATTGAATCTGGAATAAATGAAACTTTCGTTAACTGGAGAGGATTATTCGGAGCTCCTGGAATGCCTGAATATGCAGTTACTTTCTGGAAAGATGCTTTAGCTAAAATGGTTGAAACTCAAGAATGGAAAGATGCTTGCGCTAATTATGACTGGGATCAATATTATCTTAATTCAGAAGATTTCGTAAAATTGTTAGAACAAGCAGAACAAGATTACAAAACAATATTAGAAGATATTGGTATGTTGAAAAAATAA
- a CDS encoding tripartite tricarboxylate transporter TctB family protein, translating into MTITALSSIITIAVGIAYTIMTFQLPDASIGRAAEPKIFPAILGIAFIILGVLLLIDDTIKNSKKEKKETVQFSIGNNGKKIAITVVNAVLYAVLFNVIGYVFATIIFLEIELLIFGGLKAWKVSTIVAVLFSVIAFLIFNVFLGIYLPRSPFGII; encoded by the coding sequence ATGACAATAACAGCATTGTCATCAATAATTACTATAGCAGTTGGTATAGCTTATACAATTATGACTTTTCAATTGCCGGATGCCAGTATAGGAAGAGCAGCAGAACCAAAAATTTTTCCTGCAATACTAGGCATAGCTTTTATAATATTAGGTGTTCTTCTATTAATAGATGATACCATAAAAAATTCTAAAAAAGAAAAAAAAGAAACAGTACAGTTTTCTATAGGAAACAATGGTAAGAAAATAGCTATTACAGTAGTTAATGCTGTTCTTTATGCTGTATTATTCAATGTAATAGGATATGTATTCGCTACAATAATATTCCTTGAAATAGAGCTTTTAATATTCGGAGGCCTTAAAGCTTGGAAGGTTTCAACTATAGTTGCTGTATTATTTAGTGTTATAGCTTTTTTAATATTTAATGTATTTTTGGGTATCTACTTGCCTAGATCACCATTCGGTATAATATAA
- a CDS encoding tripartite tricarboxylate transporter permease — MESFKLLMEGFGVAIQPINILWVTIGGVLGTVIGMLPGLGPATGVAILLPLTFTMGPVAALITMGGVYYGAMYGGSRSSILINTPGDGAAVAATFDGYPMALQGRAEQALAISAIASFIGGTIATVIMAFVAVPVSRFALKFGPAEYFMLFLFALSATASMTEGNAIKGFISMVFGLMVATIGTDPQSGVNRFTFGILELQSGIDFLIIIIAMYALGEVLKSFKNIEEGKKKMQTKFGRIWISMEEWKRCVWPIIRSSPFGFIIGALPGAGGTMAALMSYNNEKQLSKHPEEFGNGAIEGVAAPEAANNAASVGAMIPMLALGVPGSGTTAVMMGALLMLGLQPGPTLFTTQTTVVWGLIASMFIGNIILAVVNIPLAGLLVRVLAIPPKILYPIVLGLTFIGTYAISYTTHDFYVLIIFGLIGFLMSKAKIPSSPMVLAVIIGNSMEQYFRRAYKVADGDMSIFVKSPICLVLLILTIASILYPIIKIVIEKNKKAKQN; from the coding sequence ATGGAAAGTTTTAAATTATTAATGGAAGGCTTTGGCGTAGCTATACAGCCTATAAATATATTGTGGGTAACTATCGGAGGTGTTTTAGGTACTGTTATAGGAATGCTTCCAGGACTTGGACCTGCTACAGGAGTTGCTATATTGCTCCCTCTTACATTTACTATGGGACCTGTTGCAGCACTTATAACTATGGGCGGTGTTTATTATGGTGCTATGTATGGCGGATCAAGATCATCTATACTTATAAATACACCTGGAGATGGTGCAGCTGTTGCAGCTACTTTTGACGGTTATCCTATGGCACTTCAAGGAAGAGCTGAACAGGCATTGGCTATATCTGCTATCGCTTCTTTTATAGGCGGTACAATAGCTACTGTAATAATGGCTTTTGTTGCTGTGCCTGTATCTCGTTTCGCTTTGAAATTCGGACCTGCTGAATATTTCATGTTATTCTTATTCGCATTATCTGCTACTGCTTCTATGACTGAAGGTAATGCAATAAAAGGATTTATTTCTATGGTATTCGGACTTATGGTAGCTACTATAGGTACTGACCCTCAGTCAGGTGTTAATAGATTTACTTTTGGAATATTAGAGCTTCAATCCGGAATAGATTTTCTTATCATAATCATTGCTATGTATGCTTTGGGAGAGGTATTAAAGAGCTTCAAAAATATAGAAGAAGGTAAGAAAAAAATGCAGACTAAATTCGGCCGTATATGGATTAGTATGGAAGAATGGAAAAGATGTGTATGGCCTATTATAAGAAGTTCGCCTTTCGGATTTATTATTGGTGCTTTGCCTGGAGCAGGCGGTACTATGGCTGCTTTGATGAGTTATAACAATGAAAAACAATTATCTAAACATCCAGAAGAATTTGGTAATGGTGCTATAGAAGGAGTTGCAGCTCCTGAGGCAGCAAACAATGCGGCTTCTGTTGGTGCTATGATTCCTATGTTAGCATTAGGAGTTCCTGGTTCTGGTACTACTGCTGTTATGATGGGTGCTTTGCTTATGTTAGGATTACAGCCTGGTCCTACATTGTTTACTACTCAAACTACTGTTGTATGGGGACTTATTGCTAGTATGTTCATTGGTAACATAATACTTGCAGTAGTTAATATTCCATTAGCAGGACTTTTGGTAAGAGTCTTAGCTATACCTCCTAAAATATTGTATCCTATAGTATTGGGATTAACTTTTATAGGTACTTATGCTATAAGTTATACTACTCATGATTTCTATGTATTGATAATATTCGGACTTATAGGTTTCTTAATGTCTAAAGCTAAAATTCCTAGCAGTCCTATGGTATTAGCTGTTATAATAGGAAACAGTATGGAACAGTATTTTAGAAGAGCTTACAAAGTTGCTGACGGAGATATGTCTATATTTGTTAAATCTCCAATATGTCTAGTATTATTAATATTGACTATAGCTTCTATACTATACCCTATAATAAAAATCGTTATAGAGAAAAATAAAAAAGCTAAACAAAATTAA
- a CDS encoding cupin domain-containing protein, translating to MYQDFNKTNLQNLGNGLKRRILAYSDNLMTVYMEFNEGAVAESHSHNEHEQITYIIDGEFEFMVNGEKYLCKAGDSLHFAKNMAHGCKCIKKGKLLDTFTPKREDFLNN from the coding sequence ATGTATCAAGATTTTAATAAAACTAATTTACAGAATTTAGGTAATGGATTAAAAAGAAGAATACTAGCTTATTCAGATAATCTTATGACTGTTTATATGGAATTTAATGAAGGAGCTGTAGCTGAAAGTCATTCTCATAATGAACATGAACAAATTACATATATTATAGATGGTGAGTTTGAATTTATGGTTAATGGAGAGAAATATTTATGTAAGGCTGGAGATAGTCTTCATTTTGCTAAGAATATGGCTCATGGATGTAAATGCATTAAGAAAGGCAAACTTTTAGATACATTCACACCTAAAAGAGAAGATTTTTTAAACAATTAA
- the prmC gene encoding peptide chain release factor N(5)-glutamine methyltransferase, whose protein sequence is MNINNALIYYSKQLEKINDDYKVSYIEAQTIIMHALNINKIKLISEGLRELIDSDINKIERFINRRINYEPLSYIINKKEFYGLDFYVDNNVLIPRPETEELIDLVLDYTNDEDNILICDIGSGSGNIPITLKRLFLDQNKNIDITAIEISNGAFEVIKKNALNILGDEKIINIINADALTFTPENKFDIIVSNAPYVPLRDKDLLQKDLEFEPQNALYSGYDGLDFYKSFLSIIEKYLKDDGAFFFEIGYDQGEALINICNSLDIKNVSVKKDLSGKDRFLVCENIKNC, encoded by the coding sequence ATGAATATCAATAATGCTTTAATATATTATTCTAAACAATTAGAAAAAATTAATGATGATTATAAAGTGTCTTATATTGAGGCACAAACTATTATAATGCATGCTTTAAATATTAATAAAATAAAATTAATATCAGAAGGTTTGAGAGAGCTTATAGATAGTGATATAAATAAAATAGAGAGATTTATAAATAGACGTATTAATTATGAACCTTTATCTTATATCATAAATAAAAAAGAGTTTTATGGATTAGATTTTTATGTTGATAATAATGTGCTTATACCAAGACCAGAAACAGAAGAGCTTATTGATTTGGTATTAGATTATACAAATGATGAAGATAATATTTTAATATGCGATATTGGTTCTGGAAGCGGAAATATACCTATAACATTAAAAAGATTATTTTTAGATCAGAATAAAAATATTGATATTACAGCGATTGAAATTAGTAATGGAGCTTTTGAAGTTATAAAGAAAAATGCTTTAAATATATTAGGCGATGAAAAAATTATAAATATAATAAATGCTGATGCTTTAACTTTTACGCCTGAAAATAAATTTGATATAATAGTTTCAAATGCTCCTTATGTGCCTTTAAGAGATAAAGATTTACTTCAAAAAGATTTAGAGTTCGAACCTCAAAATGCATTGTATTCAGGTTATGATGGACTTGATTTTTATAAGAGCTTTTTAAGTATAATAGAAAAATATTTAAAAGATGATGGAGCTTTCTTTTTTGAAATAGGTTATGATCAGGGAGAGGCATTAATTAATATATGCAATTCTCTTGATATAAAAAATGTTTCAGTAAAAAAAGATTTAAGCGGCAAAGATAGATTTCTTGTTTGTGAGAATATTAAGAATTGTTAA
- a CDS encoding HAD family hydrolase has product MKLFFSDYDMTIYIHEKIDDSVFDAIKKWREAGNIFTIATGRNKFSIFEHIDKHGLEFDYLIANNGALVFNNKREIIFKDTIDDEISYKVIRFLHEKFGGTVEIANDNYVVSVKSKEGNDNLPFKVDKKININEIENLKNIIQINKMTPNAESTEIVANTINEKFKEEVTAYANIRTVDIVKNTVNKANGVDFVHKFIEKNNKNNIDKILVAGDSNNDIEMIKKYNGYAQINANEKIKSITNKYFNFISDIIYKEL; this is encoded by the coding sequence ATGAAATTGTTTTTTAGCGATTATGATATGACTATATATATTCATGAAAAAATTGATGATAGTGTTTTCGATGCTATAAAAAAATGGAGAGAAGCTGGAAATATATTTACCATTGCAACAGGAAGAAATAAATTTTCTATATTTGAACATATTGACAAACATGGTTTAGAATTTGATTATCTAATTGCAAATAACGGAGCTTTGGTATTTAATAATAAAAGAGAAATAATATTTAAAGATACTATAGATGATGAAATATCATATAAGGTTATAAGATTTCTGCATGAAAAGTTCGGCGGCACAGTAGAAATAGCAAATGATAATTATGTAGTGTCTGTAAAATCAAAAGAAGGCAATGATAATCTTCCTTTCAAAGTAGATAAAAAAATAAATATAAATGAAATAGAAAATTTAAAAAATATCATACAAATAAATAAAATGACTCCTAATGCTGAAAGTACAGAAATTGTTGCAAATACAATTAATGAAAAGTTCAAAGAAGAAGTAACAGCTTATGCTAATATTAGAACAGTTGATATAGTAAAGAATACTGTTAATAAAGCAAATGGAGTGGATTTTGTGCATAAGTTTATTGAAAAGAATAATAAAAATAATATAGATAAAATACTAGTTGCAGGCGATTCAAATAATGATATAGAAATGATAAAAAAATATAATGGTTATGCACAGATTAATGCTAATGAAAAAATAAAATCTATAACGAATAAATATTTTAATTTTATTTCTGATATTATTTATAAGGAATTATAA